The genomic stretch AGAAAGTAAGTGCCTGCCCCGCACAGGGGCGACGCTAATAGACCACTAAGAAATCAAGGAAAAGCCAACGCCGTAGGCAAACAGACAACAAGCGCCGCCTAGGCAAACAGAGAAAGCCACCGCAAAGGCAAAACCCCAAACCGAATGGAGTTGAACCGTGATTGACAGAATAACTGCAATGCGCACCTTCATCCGTATCGTGGATACAAACAGCTTCACCCGCGCAGCGGAGTCCTTAAACATCCCGAGGGCGACGGCGACAACGATCGTCCAGAACCTGGAAGCAATGTTAGGCACCGCCCTACTAACCCGTACGACGCGACGCCTGAGCATCACCCCGGAGGGCGCCGCCTACTACGAACGTTGTGCGCAAATCCTCGCCGACATCGACGAAATGGAAGCAAGCCTCCGTCATGCAACGGACAACCTGACCGGTCGTCTGCGCATTGAAATGCCCGGTGCAGTGGCAAGCGTCCTCGTCCTCCCGGCGCTGGAGGACTTCCACGCGCGCTTCCCTAACCTCGATCTGGCCATCGGCATCAGCAACCGCGCAGTGGATCTAATAGCAGAAGCGGTCGACTGCAGTATCCAGCTAGGCGAATTGCCAGATTCGAACCTGATCGCGCGACAGCTGGGAACCCTCGAGCACGTGACATGCGCAAGCCCCGCCTATCTGGCGCGTCACGGCACGCCGCTGAATCTCAGCGACTTGACAGAACACGTCGCGGTAAATTGCATGTCGCCACACACCGGCCGCGAAGTGGACTTCGACTTCGAAGTGGATGGCGAAGCGCAGAATGTAAAGGTAAAGGGCTTCGTCAAAGTCAGCGACGAGCAGGCCTATCTGACCTGCGGCCTGCAAGGCCTGGGCCTGATACAACCCGCGCGAATCGCCGCTCAGCCCTACCTCGACTCGGGACAGTTGCGCGAAGTGCTGCCGCAATGGAAACCGGTGCCCATGCCGGTCTCGGTCGCGTATGTGAAGAATCGCCGCGTGTCGCCGCGCGTGCGGGCCTTTGTCGACTGGCTCGCAGAACTGTTCGAGCAAGCCGAGCACGTCGATCAGGACCTCTCGCGCGTCCGTCAGTTGTTGCGCGGCCTGCATCCCGCTTAACCGCAACTGTGCGGGCTCGATGCAGACTCGCAGCTGAACGAACGC from Paraburkholderia sp. IMGN_8 encodes the following:
- a CDS encoding LysR family transcriptional regulator, encoding MIDRITAMRTFIRIVDTNSFTRAAESLNIPRATATTIVQNLEAMLGTALLTRTTRRLSITPEGAAYYERCAQILADIDEMEASLRHATDNLTGRLRIEMPGAVASVLVLPALEDFHARFPNLDLAIGISNRAVDLIAEAVDCSIQLGELPDSNLIARQLGTLEHVTCASPAYLARHGTPLNLSDLTEHVAVNCMSPHTGREVDFDFEVDGEAQNVKVKGFVKVSDEQAYLTCGLQGLGLIQPARIAAQPYLDSGQLREVLPQWKPVPMPVSVAYVKNRRVSPRVRAFVDWLAELFEQAEHVDQDLSRVRQLLRGLHPA